From a region of the Citricoccus muralis genome:
- a CDS encoding MFS transporter, which translates to MSEPDEPGPFRQRNFSLYFIGQVISNTGVWFQNLALQLVVLNATGSAQALSGITIAQFLPIFVLGLAAGRLVDRVAPRTVLLVTSLLSAVVTASLALVVTEDPNLWLIYGLVGALGSVQAFERVAAQAIIFELVGPGSLSNAASISTIALAAARSVGPALAGLAFQGLGAALCILINAGAYLVVFCSRWMIRPAELHPRGHRDGETRPRGRVPFQRGRDVNTLLVVNVVVSLLAMNFGLVLTSTVDLSYGGGASAVGAVHTLNAVGAVLGGILAARQRKVSVRAMVPATAVFGVVLALNAAAPTLVLFLCAAPLLGLGIGYYQGIVNAAAQESVDPRFLGRMMSWMTLGSYGMVPFGALLMGWLIDASSGRVSLAVAAASALACTVLVLVRTAPARS; encoded by the coding sequence GTGTCTGAACCGGATGAACCCGGCCCGTTCCGGCAGCGGAACTTCTCGCTGTACTTCATCGGCCAGGTCATCTCCAACACGGGAGTCTGGTTCCAGAACCTGGCGCTGCAGCTGGTCGTCCTCAACGCCACGGGCAGCGCCCAGGCCCTGAGCGGCATCACGATCGCGCAGTTCCTGCCCATCTTCGTGCTGGGTCTGGCCGCCGGCCGGCTGGTGGACCGGGTGGCCCCGCGGACGGTGCTGCTGGTGACGTCGCTGCTCTCCGCCGTGGTCACCGCCTCGCTGGCCCTGGTGGTGACCGAGGACCCGAACCTGTGGCTGATCTACGGGTTGGTCGGCGCGCTCGGGTCCGTCCAGGCCTTCGAGCGGGTCGCCGCACAGGCAATCATCTTCGAACTCGTGGGCCCGGGGAGCCTGTCCAATGCCGCTTCCATCAGCACGATCGCCCTGGCGGCGGCCCGCTCCGTCGGCCCGGCGCTCGCGGGGCTCGCCTTCCAGGGGCTCGGCGCGGCCCTGTGCATCCTCATCAACGCCGGTGCCTACCTGGTGGTCTTCTGCTCACGGTGGATGATCCGCCCGGCCGAGCTGCACCCCCGGGGACATCGCGACGGCGAAACCCGCCCACGCGGCCGGGTCCCGTTCCAGCGCGGCCGGGACGTGAACACCCTGTTGGTGGTGAACGTGGTGGTGTCCCTGCTGGCGATGAACTTCGGGCTGGTGCTGACCTCCACGGTGGACCTGAGTTACGGCGGGGGCGCCAGTGCTGTCGGCGCCGTGCACACGCTCAATGCCGTGGGCGCCGTGCTGGGAGGGATCCTGGCGGCCCGGCAGCGGAAGGTCTCCGTGCGGGCGATGGTCCCGGCGACGGCGGTGTTCGGGGTGGTGCTGGCCTTGAACGCGGCAGCCCCCACCCTGGTGCTCTTCCTGTGCGCCGCCCCGCTGCTGGGGTTGGGCATCGGCTACTACCAGGGGATCGTCAACGCCGCGGCACAGGAATCCGTGGACCCCCGGTTCCTCGGGCGCATGATGTCCTGGATGACCCTGGGCAGCTATGGGATGGTGCCGTTCGGCGCCCTGCTCATGGGCTGGCTGATCGATGCCAGCTCCGGGCGGGTGTCCCTGGCGGTGGCCGCCGCGAGCGCGCTGGCCTGCACCGTGCTGGTGCTGGTCCGGACGGCACCAGCACGCTCCTGA
- a CDS encoding MarR family winged helix-turn-helix transcriptional regulator gives MTEIERDPRGAPATDRLNYTAYRLSRALDRFTENLALAHGVTLSQFLILQVLGEGLPLSNAQLGRRTFVSAQAAHLVANELIDLGLVDRGNHPTNRRVRLVKLTESGWDLVQRCGQELQRHERRLTAAMGEDLGNSIVEVLDHAARELAGGYFGDDEAEADAISRRQITSRPRHVPSRLAANRLRSASKEAHDSKDSKDSSDATDGSAG, from the coding sequence GTGACTGAGATCGAACGAGACCCGCGGGGCGCCCCGGCCACCGACCGGCTGAACTACACGGCCTACCGGCTGAGCCGGGCGCTGGACCGGTTCACCGAGAACCTGGCCCTGGCCCACGGGGTCACGCTGTCACAGTTCCTGATCCTCCAGGTGCTGGGCGAGGGGTTGCCCCTCTCCAACGCCCAGCTGGGACGGCGGACCTTTGTCAGCGCGCAGGCCGCCCACCTCGTGGCGAACGAGCTGATCGACCTCGGCCTCGTGGACCGCGGCAACCACCCGACGAACCGCAGGGTGCGCCTGGTCAAGCTGACCGAGAGCGGCTGGGACCTCGTCCAACGCTGCGGGCAGGAGCTGCAGCGCCACGAGCGGCGGCTCACTGCGGCCATGGGCGAAGACCTCGGCAACTCGATCGTCGAGGTCCTGGACCACGCGGCCCGCGAGCTCGCCGGCGGATACTTCGGGGATGACGAGGCCGAGGCGGACGCCATCTCCCGCCGGCAGATCACCAGCCGCCCACGTCACGTCCCCTCGCGCCTGGCCGCGAACCGCCTGCGTTCCGCCAGCAAGGAAGCCCACGACTCGAAGGATTCAAAGGACTCGAGCGACGCCACGGACGGCTCTGCCGGCTAA
- the ligM gene encoding vanillate/3-O-methylgallate O-demethylase, with protein MTETVANTKSLQDVLDSSGNVVDHLRNSQIGAYIYPVVAPEFSNWRSEQRAWRESAVLFDQSHHMDNLILRGPDAIKLISDTAINSVAKFPVNKAKQYVPTTPAGHVIGDGILFRQEEEEYVYVGRAPVTNWMLFQAQRGDYPNLEIVEDRRSPSRPMGKPVQREYYRFQIQGPRAWEIIEKLHGGSLEQLGFFNMSWMNIDGTQVRTLRHGMSGAPGLEIWGPYADYDRIRDVILAAGAEFGMLAVGSRAYPSNTLESGWIPSPLPAIYTGDGMMAEYRQWLGADSYEANNAVAGSFVSDNIEDYYLNPWELGYGNFVKFDHEFIGREALEKIDPAAQRKKVTLAWDPEDIKRIQSSLYDTEGTPFKYFDLPLANYGSSNYDAVVDADGNVVGVSMFTGYSANEKRALSLATINPDVPEGAELKVVWGEPDGGTQKTTVEPHVQTEVSATVSPVPFSAVARESYQGGWRTGYKG; from the coding sequence ATGACCGAAACCGTTGCAAACACCAAGTCCCTGCAGGACGTGCTGGACTCGTCCGGCAACGTGGTTGACCACCTGCGCAACTCGCAGATCGGCGCCTACATCTACCCCGTCGTGGCCCCGGAGTTCTCCAACTGGCGCTCGGAGCAGCGCGCCTGGCGTGAGTCCGCCGTGCTGTTCGACCAGTCGCACCACATGGACAACCTGATCCTGCGCGGCCCGGATGCCATCAAGCTGATCTCGGACACCGCCATCAACTCCGTGGCCAAGTTCCCCGTGAACAAGGCCAAGCAGTACGTCCCCACCACTCCGGCCGGCCACGTCATCGGTGACGGCATCCTGTTCCGGCAGGAAGAGGAGGAGTACGTGTACGTGGGCCGCGCCCCCGTCACCAACTGGATGCTCTTCCAGGCCCAGCGCGGTGACTACCCGAACCTTGAGATCGTCGAGGATCGCCGCTCCCCGTCCCGCCCGATGGGCAAGCCGGTGCAGCGCGAGTACTACCGCTTCCAGATCCAGGGCCCGCGCGCCTGGGAGATCATCGAGAAGCTGCACGGCGGCTCGCTGGAGCAGCTCGGCTTCTTCAACATGTCCTGGATGAACATCGACGGCACCCAGGTCCGCACTCTGCGCCACGGCATGTCCGGTGCCCCGGGCCTGGAGATCTGGGGCCCGTACGCCGACTACGATCGCATCCGCGACGTCATCCTGGCCGCCGGTGCCGAGTTCGGCATGCTCGCGGTCGGTTCGCGTGCGTACCCGTCCAACACCCTGGAGTCCGGCTGGATCCCGTCCCCGCTGCCGGCGATCTACACCGGTGACGGCATGATGGCCGAGTACCGCCAGTGGCTGGGCGCCGATTCCTACGAGGCCAACAACGCCGTGGCCGGTTCCTTCGTCTCGGACAACATCGAGGACTACTACCTCAACCCGTGGGAGCTGGGCTACGGCAACTTCGTGAAGTTCGACCACGAGTTCATCGGCCGCGAGGCCCTCGAGAAGATCGACCCGGCCGCCCAGCGCAAGAAGGTCACCCTGGCCTGGGATCCGGAGGACATCAAGCGTATCCAGTCCTCGCTGTATGACACGGAGGGCACCCCCTTCAAGTACTTCGACCTGCCGCTGGCCAACTACGGCTCCTCGAACTATGACGCCGTGGTGGACGCCGACGGCAACGTGGTCGGCGTGTCCATGTTCACCGGCTACTCCGCCAATGAGAAGCGCGCCCTCTCCCTGGCCACCATCAACCCGGACGTCCCCGAGGGCGCTGAGCTGAAGGTCGTCTGGGGCGAGCCGGACGGTGGCACCCAGAAGACCACCGTCGAGCCGCACGTCCAGACCGAGGTCTCCGCCACGGTCTCGCCGGTGCCGTTCTCCGCCGTGGCCCGCGAGTCCTACCAGGGCGGTTGGCGCACCGGCTACAAGGGCTGA
- a CDS encoding acyl-CoA thioesterase — protein MSEEPTDRTAALPTIGLDSPIDPATDGVSFHTRKWVKPEDLNANGTLFGGSLLRWIDEQAAIYAIIQLGNHRSVTKLISEINFVSSAEQGDMIEMGLKATHFGRSSLTMRAEVRNMITRQVILTIEKIVFVSLGPDGKPVPHGYTDITYHRDRLPVQNRS, from the coding sequence ATGAGCGAAGAACCGACCGACCGCACCGCCGCCCTGCCCACGATCGGCCTGGACAGCCCCATCGACCCAGCCACGGACGGCGTCAGCTTCCACACGCGCAAGTGGGTCAAACCCGAGGACCTCAACGCCAACGGCACCCTCTTCGGCGGCTCGCTCCTGCGCTGGATCGACGAGCAGGCCGCGATCTACGCCATCATCCAGCTCGGCAACCACCGCAGCGTGACGAAGCTGATCTCGGAGATCAACTTCGTCTCCTCCGCCGAGCAGGGGGACATGATCGAGATGGGCCTGAAGGCCACGCACTTCGGTCGTTCCTCCCTGACCATGCGCGCCGAGGTCCGCAACATGATCACCCGCCAGGTCATCCTCACCATCGAGAAGATCGTCTTCGTCTCCCTCGGTCCGGACGGCAAACCCGTCCCGCACGGCTACACGGACATCACCTACCACCGGGACCGCCTCCCGGTGCAGAACCGCAGCTGA